Sequence from the Panicum virgatum strain AP13 chromosome 5N, P.virgatum_v5, whole genome shotgun sequence genome:
GTATGTCCTCTACGGATCAAGACGTAAATGtctgctgctactgctaacgctggtataatgaTTACCATTTATTCCGTATTAaattgatttgtcatgaactaggttatgttaagatTCTAGGTAACGTGCCACTAATATTAAGTTTAGGCAATTCTAACAGCGGCATGTACTACTATGGACAACGGGCCGAGGCCCAACCGCGTGTGGGGTATATCCGTATGTatgtcctctttttttttcaacgtGCGAGGCATGATGTCCTGCAGTGGGACTTGCATGCATCTTGAATTCTTGATCATGACGCCAACAGGACCTAAGTTAAGGCGCACAACATCTGCCTGTCTAACTTGAACCTCTGCTGGGGGACACCACTGCATTTCAATGGTACTATATCCAAGTTCATCCCTCCATCGTCAgtagtatcagagccgaacgATGTGTAGTGAAGTGGATCGGAGTACTCGAGACCTTGCACCGTCATGCATCAAACCCCTGTTCCCAACTTGTAATAAGTTCGTATGATGGCTAACAGATCAGATGAGCACATCTTCAATAAGTGGATGAGCCGTCGTCTTAGTTTATCCCGGGCCGGCTAGCTGCTCGGTTAGCTGCACAGTAGGGCCCTAGAAACGAATTAACAAGATCAAGTTTGGTCTCTGAATGATGAAGGTTTGACTGTTCCTCCGAGATATTATTATCAGGTATACAAATTAAATAAGAACCGGGAGTAATCATGCGAGAAGTTGGCAGACAGCAACTATTCAGTCTGGACTGGACGCATGATCTCTGAGTGTGCACTTGCGTGCACTGGTTTCACTGGGATTCGATTCCAAGCACTTCCTCTGTTCCAAATGATAGACTGTTTTGACGAATTTTCTAGATTATAATTTTTCTTAGACATATTGTGTATCTAACTGCATGGCAAATATTgcgtatctagaaaagccaaactctactatttctaaagcaagtaaTGATTCCACGGTCAATCAATCGGAATCCGAATCGAAACTCGGATAATTCAATCGGAATCCTAatcagaacatgaacaaataaatccaaatccaaaaaaaaactcgGACAATCAATACCTCGCGCGGTCACGGCACGACTTGTATACGGAGTGAAAGAGCACAAAATTGATAGTCTCATGTAGATCTGGACAAAATTTATACTACCTGTAGCAACGTATGGGCACTATGCTGGTGATCTATGAtctgaaatggagggagtatttactTCCAGTACAATATATATATTGCATACTAATTTTGGTGTGGAGTTTTTTTGCACTATGTATGTGTTATAATATtgttatatataattatatatgaaAAATATACACGCTGGTACCAGCGTGTAGCACTCGAGGTAGGCAGCGAGCTATATAATAATTATCAACACAAACCTCGCATGCTGCAGTACTGAAGGCAGCGAGCTATAATTATCACTAACCAGCAGCTGAAAGTGCAATTAGCCAATTGTTAGTCGTCGTTATTCTCGTTAACCTATAATACGTTCACAATAATCCCATGATAGGGCAGGAGGCAGCAGAGCGCGGGCAGTCTCCAACTCTCCATTGCAAACCCGATCCCTTTGACCCCAGTGCCACGTCGATTTGCTGCCCTCAGTTGGGCCGAACGTGGAAACCCAAGGGCCCAAACGTGGCGATGCTGCTGCTTCTAGCCCGTGGGCCTGGACACAACAGAGCGGCGCGTGGGCGTTGGCCGGCCCACGCCGCTTCCGGGCTCTGTGGATTTACCCGTTCCTCCCCCTCAACCAACCCGCCGCAACGCCGAGAAGACACGAGacgagagagaggggaggaggtgCTCCACCGCAGGAAGgaaacccaatccacccatcgatccggttgcggcggcggcgcggcgtggtagCTACTAGCAACTATGGTGGTGGAGGAGATCACCGAGGGCGTGAAGAACATCAGCGTCgccggggacgcggcggcgtcaggtggcgccgccggcggggaggggcagaagaggggcggcggcggcggcagcagcaaccGCATCCAGGTGTCCAACACCAAGAAGCCCCTCTTCTTTTACGTCAACCTCGCCAAGGTACGTCGCCGGCGTCCTTGCCCTAGACGCCTCCTTCCGTGATCTTCATGCCCCCGATTCATGGGTCCTGACTGctttggttggttggttgggtGTCTTTGCAGAGATATATGCAGCAGCACGGCGATGTTGAGCTCTCCGCGCTCGGAATGGGTGAGCCTCTATATCAATCCTTCGCGCTTCTTTCTGATTTTGATTTAGGGATGTACATGGTCGCTCGTGGTTCACCTGTTAggtttagattttatttattcACCTTGAGGTGAACGCTTCTTCCACGCGAATTCGCTCTATTGCTTACATAATATGATGCGCAAGATGCAAGAATCCGCTGTGTAGTTGTTGTCTTCTGAATGTTATAGATCTGTATTGGTTATTGCTAAACCCTAATGTCTCTTATATGGTGTTTGGTGTTTCTAGTCGGCACTTATCTTGTATTAATAGATAATTTGCCACACCCCAGCTTGAATTCAGTGCTGCGACTTAGACCTGATTTATCTGCCTTGTGATATATGCTGTTGGTGTTACATGGCTCACATCTTATGGTGTAATCACAGAGAGAGCCTCACATTTTCATATCTGATAGCCATTTTCCACTTGGCATTTGGCAATACTTTGGGGATTTTAGAATTTGGTTGTAAGGATTTGATTTTAAATCATGCTTATCCAAACTCCAAAGTACCCAATAGAGAtgtagaaaaagaaaacataatCATCCATCACAAAACCCTAGTAGTGTACTATTGTTTCTCTGATACATTTCCTGAACTTTACATGGAGGAGCTAACTACGTGTCCTTGGATAATTTCTAGCACCACTTAATCTATCAGTTTATTTTGCTAGTCAGTGTATTTTGATGTTTTTGTTGTTGATATATGACATAAACCTTAGACCATTTCCGTTTATTACATAATTTGTTTGCATCAGTGTACTGTTTCAGGCAAACTAACCAAGTTGATTGTTCTGTTTTGCAGCAATAGCAACAGTTGTGACTGTGGCGGAGATTCTGAAAAACAATGGGTTTGCTGTTGAAAAGAGTAAGAACTTTATCTCCAACCTTCCTGCGTGGACATTCACATGATTCATTGTTCTGCGCTCTGAATTTTCCCTTTGTGTTCTGTTGTCCATAGAGATTAGAACATCTACTGTGGAAATAAATGATGAGTCGAGAGGGCGCCCATTCCAAAAGGCCAAGGTCAGAAAATTTTATGATATATCCTTGCTCCAGTGCTAGTGTGAACTATTCGTTACATTTGCCAATTTGTTATTCCATTTTAACTGCATGTGATTCTTATTGTTCTGAAAATTGAACTGACATTGACCTTATTCCCTCAGATTGAGATAGTGTTGGGAAAGAGCGACAAATTTGACGAGCTgatggctgctgctgcggaaGAGAGGGGAGAAGTGGAAGATGGCGAGGAGCATGCTTAATAAAGAGCTCTAGCGACAAGCATCTGTTGTTGTGCTCTGTTAGTGTTGTTTAATACTGCGTGCATTAGAGATGGCACGCTTTCTTGTTTGACTGCATTCCCATGGGAGTGCCAGCGAGCTCattatgatgatgatgatgcatgATGGTTTCCTCACATTTTGGACAGCCAGCTTATTTCTTTGGCTTTGTTTGTGTTGCTACTTAATGTTCTTGAAAAAGTCCGCTCTCTGTTAAAAAGAACTCAGGTGATTCTCTGTTGGTGCCTGTCTGGTGCGtatgcaaattttcatcttAATTTTGAAGTCTTAAAGCTATACAACACATTAGCTTTGCTTGACCAAACGTATACAAAGAATACAATATGACAAGATATGCATGTCTTTGTAACAGTTGGTTTGTTTCCGGTGCCAAATGAGAAAAAAACCTAGTTTAAAATGGAAAAGAATTTCACATAAAGTAGTTCAGTTTGGGCATGTCACATTCTAAGAAGGCTTCGGTAATCTCAACAATTTATGAGCTCATCTGAAAAAAACATTTCTGAGCTGCTTGGAGCCTTGGACGAGCCACGTCGAAGCAtgtgcaccaagctcttgtgGTGGAGAGTGGAGTGCTGTCTCCACAAATGACCACAAAGTCTGGTAAATCTTCGGCAAGCTCAGCGCTTCGCAGCCGAGCCGACGACGATGGCAACCGCCGCTCAGCGCTCCTCCTGGCACTACACGTCGCCCACCCTGCCGCTCCACCGACGGCACGGCCTCCTGCGGCAGCAGCCGCCACAAGCCGCGCGAAGAGGGCGGTGGCCGAGGTTGCATGtggaggcggccgccggcggggctcGGGCGGAGGACACCATCAAGGCGGCCACGGACGCCGAGTTCTTCCAGCCCTCCGACACCAGGCCCATCATGCTCTTCGACGGTGCGCACCGAAGATTCGCCTCTCGTCTTTGAAAATCTCCAATCTGCGGCTTCATGTGTGCCCTGTGTCACTGTGTGCAGGCGTGTGCAACCTATGCAACGGGGGCGTCCGGTTCGTGCGGGAGCACGACCCCAACAGGTACATCCTCCCTGCTCAATTCCCTCACCTGGTGTGCTGATACATTCAGCAATTGCATTCAGCAACTGTCAGTGGAGTTGCTGAGACGTTCAGCACTTGAGCTGATGGATTTGCCATTGAAACGAACAGGAGCATCAGGTACGTGCCGCTGCAGAGCGAGTCGGGGAGGAAGCTCCTGCAGAGGTCAGGGAGATCCCCCGACGACATCTCCAGCGTGGTTCTCGTCGAGAAGGACAGGTGGCCAACCATAAGCTTTCTTCAAGAACTGCCGATTAGCTTACTGCTTGGTTATTGATGTATGAAGTGGTGTAATCTTGTTACTTGGGGTCTTGCAGATCCTACATCAAGTCTGAAGCAGTGCTGAGGATAATGGAGTACCTCAACCTGCCCTTCCCGCAGCTTGCCATCTTCCTCAAGTTTGTCCCTCTGTAAGCTCAACTATCTCCCTGCTCAGCTTAATTTGTGCGCACCTGattttttgttaaaaaataAATCAGTTTACATAATTACATTATAGATGAATTCAATTCATTCATACTGATTCTGTTGCGACAATTAGGTTCCTGAGGGACTTCGCATACGACAATGTTGCAAACAACAGGTACGCTGTGTTTGGCCGATCTGAAACGGAAGCATGCGAGATACTGTGAATTGCTGCTCCCAAGGCCTTGACACCTAGTTTATATGATCAGATACCAATAATCTGCATACATGATGTAGCATGAACCATCGGTAGGATCATATTGTAGCCTAGTACTACCTGTGTACAAAGCACTCATCTAAGCACAACTTTAGCTTTGTGCTAGCACTGAAGGGTCTGAAAATTGTATTCTTGGTACCACCACGCCCGCAGTGCTTCCATGGGCATTCAAAATAGTGGCATTTGCTGGGGCAGTATTGCTCGCCCAAGAGAGGTTAATGTTGCTGAAATAGATGTCTTGGCAAGGAACACTCTGGCTGCACAGTAATCTGATGGCTTCTTGCTCGGAGGACGTCCCTTGGATGTCGATAAATTTTGCGCCGCTTATTGCCACACCACCATTCTACAAACACAGTCAAGTGCAGATTCATTTCAATCTTTGTTTTAAAGGACGAATCTACTAGGCGATAATAAGCATGATAATATGTTTAGCATGCCTCACCTTTATAGGACAATTTCCCTGTGGACAGTAGAACTGGTCGATGACAATGGGATTCTGAACTTCAGTCATGTTGAGGCTCTGAAAAAGGAATCCTTTTGCATAACCTTTCCCACCCTGCATTCATAACTTCATACATTAGAAGGCATGTCTCTGGTGTGGCCTTTGTTCCCAGAGAGCATGTATAGAGTGTATGCAACGCAAGTCCATTACAAATTCTTTTCAACCTCAATCTTCGTTACCTGCCAGGATTTGATCCTCACCCCCGTCATAGTCCCAACGAAGCTGCAATTAGAAACTGTAATTTGTTCCACCATTGCTGTCTCAGATCCTCCAAGGCTTCCCACACTACACGAGATCAGAAGTTCACAAAGTTACACATTACTAGAAAAGAACTAAATCAGTTCAAGTGTATATGCAATCTTACCTGATGCCATGGCCAGGCCCACACCTGCTTTGAGTGACTGTAATATTTTTGGTGTCTGATAGGACTGATACACAGTCATCTCCTGCATTTGCCCAATGTCAGCATTCAAACACATTCGAGGCTACCATTCACTCATTAGTGACCCTTCATTTACATATACTACATTGCAATGCCCTACTTTTACACAATGCGAGTGCTTTTACCTGTTTGGATAGCGCAATTGGAGATGTAGGTGTTGTTAGACAATGCCACAGTTATGCCGTCTGTGTTGGGGCTATCAGCTGGCGCAGTTACGGAGACACTGTCCACAATCACCTGGCTGCACTGGAACAAGGTCATGTGTTTCTCTGCACTGTCCTTCAGATGTATCCTTGTCACCGTCAGATTGTTGCACCGTGCGAAACCCAGCAACTGATTTACATGAACACAGCATGACTTACAAAATTACATGGCTCTCTGATTAATCTGAAACTAAACTAAATTGAAGGGTATACGTGTGCACTTACAATAGGCCGGACCTGGCATGTCTGTCGAAGCGAGAAAAACATCAGGTTATTTTCAAGAAAATCAGATGAAGAAATGCAGCTTCCATGTGAATTGTGATGAAGCCTGAAGCCTACCTTCCGGATGTAGCAATCCCACCAGATGGCGCCTTGGCCGTCGATCTCGCCATCCCCATCCAACGTCAAGTGGTCGACGCCGAAGAAGGTCAGGAGGTTGGCTTCCTTTTCGGTCCAAATGTTGTTTGGCGCCATAATGTTGCCATCCAGCTGCAGATCacaagttcagatgccgtgCTTCGTGTGTGCTAGTACTAGTACCTTAGGGACAGATTCAAAATGGCAAGGTCTCGTTACCTTTACTGTTATCGGTGACTTACAGGGACCCTGGAATGAGACCTGGCTCAGCAAGAACGTCCTTCCTCCGGGGATGGCCATGACCGGCTCGCCCCCGTCGCTGCAAGCCGCTTGCCATGCCGCCAAGAACGCCTTTTTGACAGTGACGGTGACAGGAACTCAAGCCATGCGAATGCAGTCACCTGAATCAAGAACTCATGGGGTTGTGCTACTGTTACCTGCGCATCGTCTGTCTTGCCGTCCCCGGCCGCATGGAAGTCGAGGACGTTGTAGACCCGTTGCTGGCCTTCTGCTGACCAAATGGCCAGCACAAAAAGCAGCAGCAAGGCACGTGTCATCGCAGCCATTTCCTAAGTGAGAGGAAAGAAGCACGTTGTTAGTAGATTAAACTGCATAAAAACCTCGAGCTGATGAACGAACAACGCTAAACTGATGCTTACCAGAGCTAATCTGACGCCCAAACCTGCTTTGACCCAATTCAAGGCGAGGTGAAGTTCTGGACGCAGTGTTCTTGGATTGATGAGAGGAATGGTGTTCTTGGTGGGACGAGAGGAATGGTGTGCTCCGCTTATATGCACAGTAAGTCAGAGAGCTAGCCTTATATGGACTGTATGATCTGATACTATCTCTTCTTGAATTCCATACTAATATAGTAACAAGCAAGATCTGTGGCGGCAGGCCAGCAGCATTCGATCGCGGCTCTCCGTTCACTGTGATCATGCGGCCGAGATTTGATTATGCATTTCGAGAAGACAGAATCGTGCTCCTTTTGGAATGTGCAAGCGGAGAGCGCGGATTTCGTAGCGGCCATGAAATCAGCGTTCCAGATAGCTAGCCATGGTAAATATAATGCTTGCCTGAagtttcataaaaaaatgttTGCCAGAAAAGAAAAGTGACCGAAATGTGACCGCCAAGAAAACATGGCTGATCAGATGCTCTTATTACTCGTAAAAATACGACCAAGGTTTTTACATGACGTAATTGCAGCGTATACACACGGATGTATCATGTATG
This genomic interval carries:
- the LOC120672498 gene encoding uncharacterized protein At2g34160-like, which encodes MVVEEITEGVKNISVAGDAAASGGAAGGEGQKRGGGGGSSNRIQVSNTKKPLFFYVNLAKRYMQQHGDVELSALGMAIATVVTVAEILKNNGFAVEKKIRTSTVEINDESRGRPFQKAKIEIVLGKSDKFDELMAAAAEERGEVEDGEEHA
- the LOC120672497 gene encoding DCC family protein At1g52590, chloroplastic-like, which encodes MATAAQRSSWHYTSPTLPLHRRHGLLRQQPPQAARRGRWPRLHVEAAAGGARAEDTIKAATDAEFFQPSDTRPIMLFDGVCNLCNGGVRFVREHDPNRSIRYVPLQSESGRKLLQRSGRSPDDISSVVLVEKDRSYIKSEAVLRIMEYLNLPFPQLAIFLKFVPLFLRDFAYDNVANNRYAVFGRSETEACEIL
- the LOC120674464 gene encoding probable polygalacturonase At1g80170, producing MTRALLLLFVLAIWSAEGQQRVYNVLDFHAAGDGKTDDAQLDGNIMAPNNIWTEKEANLLTFFGVDHLTLDGDGEIDGQGAIWWDCYIRKTCQVRPILLGFARCNNLTVTRIHLKDSAEKHMTLFQCSQVIVDSVSVTAPADSPNTDGITVALSNNTYISNCAIQTGDDCVSVLSDTKNITVTQSSVGSLGGSETAMVEQITVSNCSFVGTMTGVRIKSWQGGKGYAKGFLFQSLNMTEVQNPIVIDQFYCPQGNCPIKNGGVAISGAKFIDIQGTSSEQEAIRLLCSQSVPCQDIYFSNINLSWASNTAPANATILNAHGSTAGVVIIGI